The proteins below come from a single Plantactinospora sp. KBS50 genomic window:
- the aspS gene encoding aspartate--tRNA ligase encodes MIRTQKAGSLRATDAGATVTLAGWVARRRDHGGVIFVDLRDASGVVQVVFREEDAHALRNEFCVRVTGEVTRRPEGNENPELPTGGIEVTATDLEVLSEAAPLPLPVDDQVEAGDDVRLKYRYLDLRRGGPARAIRLRSRANQLARGVLHAHDFLEIETPTLTRSTPEGARDFLVPVRLQPGTWYALPQSPQLFKQLLMVGGMERYYQIARCYRDEDFRADRQPEFTQLDIEMSFVTEDDVIALGEEIVAALWSDLAGHRISQPIPRITWHDAMARYGSDKPDLRYGVELTELTDHLRGTQFRVFAAAIDAGGYVGAVVMPGGAAQSRKELDGWQDWAKARGARGLAYVVLDAETGEPRGPVARNLSAEHLGGLADAVGAKPGDAIFFAAAAHARQAQELLGAARTEIARRANLVDESAWAFCWVVDAPMFERTDEGGWTAVHHPFTSPNADWVDRFESAPDRALAYAYDIVCNGNEIGGGSIRIHRADVQRRVFDLLGITPDEAQDKFGFLLEAFKYGPPPHGGIAFGWDRVCMLLAGADSIREVIAFPKTRGGFDPLTGAPTPITGQQRAEAGIDAKPKPPAAPHAGTAGPAAPVADPT; translated from the coding sequence GTGATCCGTACCCAGAAAGCCGGGAGCCTGCGCGCGACGGACGCCGGCGCGACGGTGACGCTCGCCGGTTGGGTGGCCCGGCGCCGCGACCACGGCGGGGTGATCTTCGTCGACCTGCGCGACGCCTCCGGCGTGGTGCAGGTGGTGTTCCGCGAGGAGGACGCGCACGCGCTGCGGAACGAGTTCTGTGTGCGGGTGACCGGCGAGGTGACCCGGCGCCCCGAGGGCAACGAGAATCCCGAGCTGCCGACCGGTGGGATCGAGGTGACCGCGACCGACCTGGAGGTGCTCTCCGAGGCCGCGCCGCTGCCGCTGCCGGTGGACGACCAGGTCGAGGCCGGTGACGACGTACGCCTCAAGTATCGCTACCTGGACCTGCGGCGCGGCGGGCCGGCGCGGGCCATCCGGCTGCGCTCCCGGGCCAACCAGCTGGCCCGCGGCGTGCTGCACGCGCACGACTTCCTGGAGATCGAGACTCCCACGCTGACCCGGTCCACCCCCGAGGGCGCCCGGGACTTCCTGGTCCCGGTCCGTCTCCAGCCCGGCACCTGGTACGCGCTGCCGCAGTCGCCGCAGCTGTTCAAGCAGCTGCTGATGGTCGGCGGGATGGAGCGGTACTACCAGATCGCCCGCTGCTACCGGGACGAGGACTTCCGGGCCGACCGGCAGCCGGAGTTCACCCAGCTGGACATCGAGATGTCGTTCGTCACCGAGGACGACGTGATCGCGCTCGGCGAGGAGATCGTCGCGGCGCTCTGGTCCGACCTGGCGGGCCACCGGATCTCCCAGCCGATTCCGCGGATCACCTGGCACGACGCGATGGCCCGGTACGGCTCGGACAAGCCGGACCTGCGCTACGGCGTCGAGCTGACCGAGCTGACCGACCACCTGCGCGGCACCCAGTTCCGGGTGTTCGCGGCCGCGATCGACGCGGGCGGGTACGTGGGTGCCGTGGTGATGCCCGGCGGTGCCGCGCAGAGCCGCAAGGAACTGGACGGCTGGCAGGACTGGGCGAAGGCGCGGGGTGCGCGCGGCCTCGCGTACGTGGTGCTGGACGCCGAGACCGGCGAGCCGCGCGGCCCGGTGGCCAGGAACCTGTCGGCCGAGCACCTGGGCGGGCTCGCCGACGCGGTGGGCGCGAAGCCCGGCGACGCGATCTTCTTCGCCGCCGCCGCGCACGCCCGCCAGGCGCAGGAGTTGCTGGGCGCGGCCCGGACCGAGATCGCCCGGCGGGCCAACCTGGTCGACGAGAGCGCCTGGGCGTTCTGCTGGGTGGTGGACGCGCCGATGTTCGAGCGCACCGACGAGGGCGGCTGGACCGCCGTGCACCACCCGTTCACCTCACCCAACGCCGACTGGGTGGACCGGTTCGAGTCCGCGCCGGACCGCGCGCTGGCCTACGCGTACGACATCGTCTGCAACGGCAACGAGATCGGCGGCGGCTCGATCCGTATCCACCGCGCCGACGTGCAGCGCCGGGTCTTCGACCTGCTGGGGATCACCCCGGACGAGGCGCAGGACAAGTTCGGCTTCCTGCTGGAGGCGTTCAAGTACGGCCCGCCGCCGCACGGCGGCATCGCCTTCGGCTGGGACCGGGTCTGCATGCTGCTGGCCGGCGCGGACTCGATCCGCGAGGTCATCGCGTTCCCGAAGACCCGGGGTGGCTTCGACCCGCTGACCGGGGCACCCACTCCGATCACCGGTCAGCAGCGGGCCGAGGCGGGCATCGACGCCAAGCCGAAGCCGCCGGCGGCCCCGCACGCCGGTACGGCCGGCCCGGCGGCCCCGGTCGCCGACCCCACCTGA
- a CDS encoding sugar nucleotide-binding protein, translating into MTWLVVGASGYLGGELCRQVGAAGDRVVGTYRSTPLDLPGTQPRRLDVRDRAAVRELVTAVRPDVVINTAYDTADWATTADAAGYVAVAAAEVGARLVFVSSDALHAGAPEPYGDDVPPSPVNPYGAAKAAAETAVRLVDPGAVLVRTSLIIGDERSKQIQLCLAALAGTATLFSDEIRCPVGVADLASALRELAVSPYTGVLNVAGPDAVSRPELGRLVAGRYGLDPAALRTTTRAEAGLSRPGDVRLDSSRAADLVRTRLRGAHELLTGGTA; encoded by the coding sequence ATGACCTGGCTCGTGGTGGGGGCCAGCGGTTACCTCGGCGGCGAGCTGTGCCGGCAGGTGGGCGCGGCCGGCGACCGGGTGGTCGGGACGTACCGGAGCACCCCGCTCGACCTGCCCGGCACGCAACCCCGCCGGCTGGACGTCCGGGACCGGGCCGCCGTGCGTGAGCTGGTGACCGCGGTACGCCCGGACGTGGTGATCAACACGGCGTACGACACCGCGGACTGGGCCACCACGGCGGACGCGGCCGGGTACGTCGCCGTCGCGGCGGCCGAGGTCGGTGCCCGGCTGGTGTTCGTCTCCTCCGACGCGCTGCACGCCGGTGCGCCCGAGCCGTACGGCGATGACGTCCCGCCCTCGCCGGTGAACCCCTACGGCGCGGCGAAGGCGGCCGCCGAGACGGCGGTCCGGCTGGTCGATCCCGGTGCCGTGCTGGTCCGGACGTCACTGATCATCGGGGACGAGCGGAGCAAGCAGATCCAGCTCTGTCTCGCCGCGCTGGCCGGCACCGCGACGCTCTTCTCCGACGAGATCCGCTGCCCGGTCGGGGTGGCCGATCTCGCGTCGGCGCTGCGGGAGCTGGCGGTCTCGCCGTACACGGGGGTGCTGAACGTGGCCGGGCCGGACGCGGTCAGCCGGCCGGAGCTGGGCCGGCTGGTGGCAGGCCGGTACGGACTGGACCCGGCCGCGCTGCGCACGACGACCCGGGCGGAGGCCGGGTTGAGCCGCCCCGGCGACGTCCGGCTGGACAGTTCCCGGGCCGCGGACCTGGTGCGGACCCGACTGCGCGGCGCACACGAACTGCTGACCGGTGGCACCGCCTGA
- a CDS encoding MFS transporter: MGALTVRQARRRYLILHGLRWLPSGLIIPVLVLLMQERGLSLPQIGLVTAAQGLLVLALELPTGGLSDAFGSRPVLVVAAVLNVLSLALFAVASSVLLFVLVFLLQGVYRALDSGPLDSWYVNAALAEDPDADLERGLGGAGTVTGLAVGLGALASGGLVALGPLGPVSALTLPVLVAVLAQLGALVALLALLVEVRPAGGRGALRASAREVPRAIGGAFGLLRRSRVLLALVLVEVFWGFGMVTFETLLPVRLAEVAGGATRAAALLGPAGSAAWIASAAGAALAVPLARRIGVAPAAALMRVLQGATVLGMGLLAGPAGVLAAYLACYLVHGASNPVHQGLLHRQVDGPYRTSVISLNSMMAQPAAALGGVALTALAGATSVSTAMLAGAVVLAAAAPLYLPAWRARPTGPDGTPTAQAAADGTRAAHGTPTAPTGPDGAPVGPAGAAVAAPGAGRPGD, from the coding sequence ATGGGTGCGCTGACCGTCCGGCAGGCACGTCGGCGCTACCTGATCCTGCACGGGCTGCGTTGGTTGCCCAGCGGTCTGATCATCCCGGTGCTCGTCCTGCTGATGCAGGAACGCGGCCTGTCGCTGCCGCAGATCGGCCTGGTGACGGCCGCCCAGGGCCTGTTGGTGCTGGCCCTGGAACTGCCGACCGGAGGGCTCTCGGACGCCTTCGGCAGCAGGCCGGTGCTGGTGGTGGCCGCCGTACTCAACGTGCTGTCGCTGGCGCTGTTCGCGGTGGCCTCCTCGGTGCTCCTGTTCGTGCTGGTGTTCCTGCTCCAGGGCGTGTACCGGGCGCTGGACAGCGGCCCGCTGGACTCCTGGTACGTCAACGCGGCGCTCGCCGAGGACCCGGACGCCGACCTGGAACGCGGGCTCGGCGGCGCCGGTACCGTCACCGGGCTGGCCGTCGGGCTCGGCGCGCTGGCCAGCGGCGGCCTGGTCGCGCTCGGCCCGCTCGGGCCGGTCAGCGCGCTGACCCTGCCGGTGCTGGTGGCTGTGCTCGCGCAACTGGGCGCGCTCGTCGCACTGCTGGCGCTGCTCGTGGAGGTACGCCCGGCGGGCGGTAGGGGCGCGCTGCGCGCGTCGGCCCGCGAGGTGCCGAGGGCCATCGGCGGGGCGTTCGGGCTGCTGCGCCGCTCCCGGGTGCTGCTCGCGCTGGTCCTCGTGGAGGTGTTCTGGGGCTTCGGCATGGTCACCTTCGAGACGTTGCTGCCGGTCCGGCTCGCCGAGGTGGCCGGCGGCGCGACCCGGGCGGCGGCGCTGCTCGGCCCGGCCGGGTCGGCGGCCTGGATCGCCTCGGCAGCCGGTGCCGCGCTCGCCGTTCCGCTGGCCCGCCGGATCGGCGTCGCGCCGGCCGCCGCGCTGATGCGGGTACTCCAGGGCGCCACGGTGCTCGGCATGGGGCTGCTGGCCGGTCCGGCCGGGGTGCTGGCGGCCTACCTGGCCTGCTACCTGGTGCACGGGGCGAGCAATCCGGTGCACCAGGGACTGCTGCACCGCCAGGTGGATGGGCCGTACCGGACCAGCGTGATCTCGTTGAACTCGATGATGGCCCAGCCGGCGGCGGCGCTGGGTGGGGTGGCGCTCACCGCGCTGGCCGGTGCCACCAGCGTGAGCACGGCGATGCTGGCCGGCGCCGTGGTGCTGGCCGCCGCCGCGCCGCTGTACCTGCCGGCCTGGCGTGCCAGGCCGACCGGACCGGACGGTACGCCGACGGCGCAGGCCGCAGCGGACGGTACGCGGGCAGCGCACGGTACGCCGACGGCGCCCACCGGTCCGGATGGTGCGCCGGTCGGCCCGGCCGGTGCGGCGGTCGCCGCCCCGGGCGCCGGCCGGCCCGGAGATTGA
- a CDS encoding replication-associated recombination protein A: MEPDGLFALTEPGAVGAASAGSAGGRTAPAAGGRPAVAGAAAGEGLSRPGPDSPLAVRMRPASLDELVGQDHLLAAGAPLRQLVAGSAPMSVILWGPPGSGKTTIAHLVAGATDREFVAMSALSAGVKDVRAVIDAARRRRRAGGSPTVLFIDEVHRFSKTQQDSLLAAVEDRTVTLLAATTENPYFSVISPLLSRCVLLTLQPLGEDAVRGLLRRAVSDERGLAGAVTLAEEAEDHLVRLAGGDVRKALTALEAAAGAARARGDRRIGLAVAEQAVDVAAVRYDRDGDAHYDVTSAFIKSMRGSDVDAALHWLARMLVAGEDARFIARRIVIFASEDVGMADPAALSVATAAAHAVEYVGLPEAQLNLAQAVIHMATAPKSNSATAALTAAMADVRAGRGGPVPPALRDSHYPGSRGLGHGRGYRYPHDDKRGVLTQQYAPDDLVGVDYYRPAGHGAERAVAGRLPALRGIVRGLPDRPAARTEPVARSESGAGAESVARTEPAAGAESVARVEPAAGNEPGAPSGNGSVRDADAGAGRDGAGGADGATGTVPTAGERVVEGERQ; the protein is encoded by the coding sequence ATGGAACCGGACGGCCTGTTTGCGCTTACCGAGCCCGGCGCCGTGGGTGCGGCGTCCGCGGGCTCGGCCGGTGGTCGTACGGCGCCCGCGGCCGGCGGGCGTCCGGCCGTCGCGGGGGCCGCCGCCGGGGAGGGGCTGTCCCGGCCCGGGCCGGATTCGCCGCTGGCCGTGCGGATGCGCCCGGCCAGCCTGGACGAGTTGGTCGGCCAGGACCATCTGCTCGCGGCGGGGGCGCCGCTGCGACAGTTGGTGGCCGGATCGGCGCCGATGTCGGTCATCCTGTGGGGGCCGCCGGGCAGCGGCAAGACCACTATCGCGCACCTGGTCGCGGGCGCGACCGACCGCGAGTTCGTCGCCATGTCGGCGCTGTCGGCCGGGGTGAAGGACGTCCGCGCGGTCATCGACGCGGCCCGCCGCCGGCGCCGTGCCGGCGGCTCGCCGACCGTGCTGTTCATCGACGAGGTCCACCGGTTCAGCAAGACCCAGCAGGACTCGCTGCTGGCGGCCGTCGAGGACCGGACGGTCACGCTGCTGGCGGCCACCACCGAGAACCCGTACTTCTCGGTCATCTCGCCGCTGCTGTCCCGGTGCGTGCTGCTCACCCTGCAACCGCTGGGCGAGGACGCGGTGCGCGGGCTGCTGCGCCGCGCAGTGTCCGACGAGCGTGGCCTGGCCGGCGCGGTGACGCTCGCCGAGGAGGCCGAGGACCATCTGGTACGCCTGGCCGGCGGCGACGTGCGCAAGGCACTGACCGCGCTGGAGGCAGCCGCGGGTGCGGCCCGGGCGCGGGGCGACCGGCGGATCGGCCTCGCCGTGGCCGAGCAGGCGGTGGACGTGGCGGCCGTCCGCTACGACCGGGACGGCGACGCGCACTACGACGTGACCAGCGCCTTCATCAAGAGCATGCGCGGCTCGGACGTGGACGCGGCGCTGCACTGGCTGGCCCGGATGCTGGTGGCCGGGGAGGATGCCCGGTTCATCGCGCGCCGGATCGTGATCTTCGCGAGCGAGGACGTCGGGATGGCCGACCCCGCCGCGCTCTCGGTCGCCACCGCCGCGGCGCACGCCGTCGAGTACGTCGGGTTGCCCGAGGCGCAGCTCAACCTGGCCCAGGCGGTGATCCACATGGCCACCGCGCCCAAGTCGAACTCCGCGACCGCGGCGCTGACGGCGGCCATGGCGGACGTCCGGGCCGGGCGCGGCGGGCCGGTGCCGCCGGCGTTGCGCGACTCGCACTATCCCGGTTCCCGCGGGCTGGGTCACGGCCGCGGCTACCGCTATCCGCATGACGACAAGCGTGGGGTGCTCACCCAGCAGTACGCTCCGGACGACCTCGTGGGGGTGGACTACTACCGGCCGGCCGGGCACGGCGCCGAGCGGGCGGTGGCCGGCCGGCTGCCCGCGCTGCGCGGCATCGTGCGCGGGCTGCCCGACCGACCGGCCGCGAGGACCGAGCCGGTCGCAAGGAGTGAGTCGGGCGCGGGGGCGGAGTCGGTGGCAAGGACCGAGCCGGCCGCGGGGGCGGAGTCGGTGGCAAGGGTCGAGCCGGCCGCGGGGAACGAGCCGGGCGCACCGTCGGGGAACGGTTCCGTACGGGACGCGGACGCCGGCGCGGGCCGGGATGGGGCCGGCGGTGCGGATGGCGCCACCGGTACGGTGCCGACCGCGGGTGAGCGGGTCGTGGAGGGGGAGCGGCAGTGA
- a CDS encoding DUF948 domain-containing protein encodes MLVVVLAVPILRLRRTVDAATRAIEDMNERTGPLLGEVTSTVGNVNTALEQVHTSLDGVNLQLAKIDTMTTHVQNVTANVANLATVVSAAAANPLVKVASFGYGIRRAAAARRNAETEKEVRSAIKQRRRSARRGEG; translated from the coding sequence ATGCTGGTGGTGGTGCTGGCGGTACCGATCCTGCGGCTGCGGCGCACGGTCGACGCGGCGACCCGGGCGATCGAGGACATGAACGAACGGACCGGCCCGCTGCTGGGCGAGGTGACCTCGACGGTCGGCAACGTCAACACCGCGCTGGAGCAGGTGCACACCTCGCTCGACGGGGTCAACCTCCAGCTCGCCAAGATCGATACGATGACCACGCACGTCCAGAACGTCACGGCGAACGTGGCCAACCTCGCCACCGTGGTCTCGGCGGCGGCGGCGAACCCGCTGGTCAAGGTCGCCTCCTTCGGGTACGGCATCCGCCGGGCGGCCGCCGCCCGGCGCAACGCCGAGACCGAGAAGGAGGTCCGGAGCGCGATCAAGCAGCGCCGCCGGTCCGCCCGTCGGGGCGAGGGCTGA
- a CDS encoding DUF6167 family protein produces the protein MRRLLWLGIGLAVGALVVRKATRAAQAYTPAGIATSVTESVGGLVESMRNFVDDVRDGMAEREQEIHRAFAEGVLYEDQFAELREPPGSGGNEWLREEGTR, from the coding sequence ATGAGGCGGTTGCTGTGGTTGGGGATCGGGCTCGCCGTGGGCGCCCTGGTGGTCCGCAAGGCCACCCGGGCCGCGCAGGCGTACACGCCGGCCGGGATCGCCACGTCGGTCACGGAATCCGTTGGCGGACTGGTGGAGTCGATGCGTAACTTCGTCGACGACGTCCGGGACGGGATGGCCGAGCGGGAGCAGGAGATCCACCGCGCGTTCGCCGAGGGCGTGCTGTACGAGGACCAGTTCGCCGAGCTGCGGGAGCCTCCCGGGTCCGGCGGTAACGAGTGGCTGCGGGAGGAAGGCACCCGATGA
- the alaS gene encoding alanine--tRNA ligase: MRTAEIKRRFLAHFEAAGHAVVPSAPLPAISDPNLLFINAGMVQFVPYFLGQQSPPFKRAASVQKCIRTPDIDEVGKTSRHGTFFQMNGNFSFGDYFKAGAIPLAWELSTKPVEQGGFGLDPERIWPTVYLDDDEAYEIWRSVGVPAERIVRRGKKDNFWSMGIPGPAGPCSELFYDRGAAYGAEGGPEVDEDRYLEFWNLVFMQYEIADVRSKEEFRIVGELPNKNIDTGMGLERIASILQGVDNLYEIDEVRPILDRAAELTGKRYGANPSHVASESHPDDVRLRVVADHVRTSLMLIGDGVTPSNEGRGYVLRRIMRRAIRAMRLMGFQERALPELLPVARDCMSPSYPEVAEDFDRISQYAYAEEDAFLSTLRAGTTILDTAIAETRASGGAAISGAKAFQLHDTYGFPIDLTLEIAAEQGLRVDDEGFRRLMADQRARAKADAQARKTGHVDTSVYRSALDAGGPVLFSGYTETSRESTVRTLLSGGAAVPAAGEGDLVELVLDATPFYAEGGGQQPDQGLITVGGGQLEVLDVQQPIPGLTVHRARVIRGEVRGGDTAYAEIDITRRRAISRSHTATHLVHQTMRNFLGESATQAGSLNAPGRLRFDFNTPTGVAPSVLADVEQQINEVLLNDLEVHAFITSQEEARRLGAMALFGEKYGERVRVVEVGDYARELCGGTHVARSGQLGLVKILNESSIGSGVRRVEALVGIDAFGFLAREHLLVSRLAELYRVPTDQVADRVEQTITQLRDAEKELEKLRAQLVLGGAGALAGQAKDLGGIAYVGTEAPEGAAGNDVRTLAQEIRGKIDPARPAVVAVVARSGGKVSMVVAANGAAKSRGLSAADLVRGAFSGRGGGNADLAQGGGLPAAEAPRLLAAVERAVAEA; encoded by the coding sequence ATGAGAACGGCGGAGATCAAGCGACGGTTCCTGGCGCACTTCGAGGCGGCCGGTCACGCCGTGGTGCCGTCGGCTCCGCTGCCCGCCATCAGCGACCCGAACCTGCTGTTCATCAACGCCGGCATGGTGCAGTTCGTGCCGTACTTCCTGGGACAGCAGTCGCCGCCGTTCAAGCGGGCCGCCAGCGTGCAGAAGTGCATCCGGACGCCGGACATCGACGAGGTCGGCAAGACCAGTCGGCACGGCACGTTCTTCCAGATGAACGGGAACTTCTCCTTCGGCGACTACTTCAAGGCCGGGGCGATCCCGCTGGCCTGGGAGCTGTCCACCAAGCCGGTGGAGCAGGGCGGCTTCGGGCTGGACCCGGAGCGGATCTGGCCGACGGTCTACCTGGACGACGACGAGGCGTACGAGATCTGGCGGTCGGTGGGCGTGCCCGCCGAGCGGATCGTGCGGCGGGGCAAGAAGGACAACTTCTGGTCCATGGGCATCCCCGGCCCGGCCGGCCCCTGTTCGGAGCTGTTCTACGACCGCGGCGCCGCGTACGGCGCCGAGGGCGGTCCGGAGGTCGACGAGGACCGGTACCTGGAGTTCTGGAACCTGGTCTTCATGCAGTACGAGATCGCGGACGTGCGCAGCAAGGAGGAGTTCCGGATCGTCGGCGAACTGCCGAACAAGAACATCGACACCGGGATGGGCCTGGAGCGGATCGCCTCCATCCTGCAGGGCGTGGACAACCTCTACGAGATCGACGAGGTCCGCCCGATCCTGGACCGCGCGGCCGAGCTGACCGGCAAGCGGTACGGCGCCAACCCGTCGCACGTGGCCAGCGAGTCGCACCCGGACGACGTACGGCTGCGGGTGGTGGCCGACCACGTGCGGACCTCGCTGATGCTGATCGGCGACGGGGTGACCCCGTCCAACGAGGGCCGCGGCTACGTGCTGCGCCGGATCATGCGCCGGGCGATCCGGGCGATGCGGCTGATGGGCTTCCAGGAGCGGGCGCTGCCCGAGCTGCTGCCGGTGGCCCGGGACTGCATGTCCCCGTCCTACCCGGAGGTGGCCGAGGACTTCGACCGGATCTCCCAGTACGCGTACGCGGAGGAGGACGCGTTCCTGTCCACCCTGCGGGCCGGCACCACCATCCTGGACACGGCGATCGCCGAGACCCGGGCGTCCGGCGGCGCGGCCATCTCCGGCGCCAAGGCGTTCCAGCTGCACGACACGTACGGCTTCCCGATCGACCTGACCCTGGAGATCGCGGCCGAGCAGGGCCTGCGGGTGGACGACGAGGGCTTCCGCCGGCTGATGGCCGACCAGCGGGCGCGGGCCAAGGCGGACGCCCAGGCCCGCAAGACCGGCCACGTGGACACCTCGGTGTACCGGTCCGCGCTGGACGCGGGCGGCCCGGTGCTGTTCAGCGGATACACCGAGACCAGCCGGGAATCCACGGTGCGCACCCTGCTCTCCGGCGGCGCCGCGGTGCCCGCGGCCGGCGAGGGCGACCTGGTGGAGCTGGTGCTGGACGCCACCCCGTTCTACGCCGAGGGCGGCGGCCAGCAGCCCGACCAGGGTCTGATCACGGTGGGCGGCGGCCAGCTGGAGGTGCTGGACGTGCAGCAGCCGATCCCGGGGCTGACCGTGCACAGGGCCCGGGTGATCCGCGGCGAGGTGCGCGGCGGCGACACGGCGTATGCGGAGATCGACATCACCCGGCGGCGGGCGATCTCCCGGTCGCACACGGCCACCCACCTGGTGCACCAGACGATGCGGAACTTTCTCGGCGAGTCGGCCACCCAGGCCGGTTCGTTGAACGCGCCGGGCCGGCTGCGGTTCGACTTCAACACCCCGACCGGGGTGGCGCCGAGCGTGCTGGCCGACGTGGAGCAGCAGATCAACGAGGTGCTGCTGAACGACCTGGAGGTGCACGCCTTCATCACCAGCCAGGAGGAGGCCCGCCGGCTGGGCGCGATGGCGCTGTTCGGCGAGAAGTACGGCGAGCGGGTCCGGGTCGTCGAGGTCGGCGACTACGCCCGGGAGCTGTGCGGCGGCACCCACGTCGCCCGTTCCGGGCAGCTCGGCCTGGTGAAGATCCTCAACGAGTCGTCGATCGGTTCCGGGGTGCGCCGGGTCGAGGCGCTGGTCGGCATCGACGCCTTCGGCTTCCTGGCCCGGGAGCACCTGCTGGTGTCCCGGCTGGCCGAGCTGTACCGGGTGCCGACCGACCAGGTGGCCGACCGGGTCGAGCAGACCATCACCCAGCTGCGGGACGCCGAGAAGGAACTGGAGAAGCTGCGCGCCCAGCTCGTCCTGGGCGGCGCCGGGGCGCTGGCCGGGCAGGCGAAGGACCTGGGCGGCATCGCGTACGTCGGCACCGAGGCCCCCGAGGGCGCGGCCGGCAACGACGTGCGGACCCTGGCCCAGGAGATCCGCGGCAAGATCGACCCGGCGCGGCCGGCGGTGGTCGCCGTGGTGGCCCGCTCCGGCGGCAAGGTGTCCATGGTGGTCGCCGCCAACGGCGCGGCGAAGTCCCGCGGCCTGTCCGCCGCGGACCTGGTCAGGGGCGCGTTCTCCGGCCGCGGCGGAGGCAACGCCGACCTGGCCCAGGGCGGCGGCCTGCCGGCCGCGGAGGCCCCGCGGTTGCTGGCGGCGGTGGAACGGGCGGTCGCCGAGGCGTGA
- the ruvX gene encoding Holliday junction resolvase RuvX has product MSDFPRGVRFGVDVGQVRVGVARSDPDGVLATPLVTLARDLRTAAPDVPSDIAELVRLVGEYEAVEVVVGLPVTLAGRHGPAAEIATGYARRLAATVDPVPVRLSDERMSTVIASRRLSERGVRGRRQRAVVDQVAAVEILQGWLDAQRRRTT; this is encoded by the coding sequence ATGAGCGACTTTCCGCGCGGCGTCCGCTTCGGTGTGGACGTCGGGCAGGTCCGGGTCGGGGTGGCCCGGTCGGATCCGGACGGTGTGCTGGCCACCCCGCTGGTGACGCTGGCGCGGGACCTGCGCACGGCCGCACCGGACGTGCCGAGCGACATCGCCGAACTGGTCCGGCTGGTGGGCGAGTACGAGGCGGTCGAGGTGGTGGTGGGGTTGCCGGTCACCCTGGCCGGCCGGCACGGTCCGGCGGCCGAGATCGCCACCGGGTACGCCCGCCGGCTGGCGGCGACCGTGGACCCCGTTCCGGTACGGCTGAGCGACGAACGGATGTCGACGGTCATCGCGTCTCGTAGGCTGTCCGAGCGGGGCGTGCGGGGACGGCGCCAGCGCGCGGTGGTCGACCAGGTGGCCGCGGTGGAGATCCTGCAGGGCTGGCTGGACGCGCAGCGGAGGCGGACGACATGA
- the mltG gene encoding endolytic transglycosylase MltG — protein sequence MIDELDLGFEDRTEKGRHRRGYVARRGGRKGGGRGRTVAALLMTLVLLGCLAGGAWYGFDRIQGYFGTPDYPGPGTGEAVVQVKDGDTITDVGNSLYEADVIKSAKAYLKAAEANSLAKNVGAGTYKLRKQMKAADALTLLLDPKSRMVEGVTVAEGEISLAIYQKLSKETEIPVEDFKKAAEDPEKLGVPDFWFKRTDGKKTTRSIEGFLYPATYEIPKDATAEQILRMMVAKFLSVTEELKFVETVEAERGGIAPYEALITASIAQAESVNAKDMGPVSRVVYNRVYAGKYSVCHCLKIDSAINYWLRLQGKDPKDSDKLKQSEINDPKNPYNTHDVDGLPITPISNPGEDALKGAMDPPASDNIFFVSVDKEGTMGYAKDDAGYRKLQETMCRNGVLTGENCR from the coding sequence ATGATCGACGAGCTGGACCTCGGCTTCGAGGACCGGACCGAGAAGGGCCGACATCGGCGCGGGTACGTGGCCCGGCGCGGCGGCCGCAAGGGCGGCGGCCGGGGCAGGACCGTGGCCGCGCTGCTGATGACGCTGGTGCTGCTGGGCTGCCTCGCCGGTGGGGCGTGGTACGGCTTCGACCGGATCCAGGGATACTTCGGCACCCCCGACTACCCGGGACCGGGCACCGGTGAGGCGGTCGTCCAGGTGAAGGACGGCGACACCATCACCGACGTGGGCAACTCGCTCTACGAGGCCGACGTGATCAAGAGCGCGAAGGCGTACCTCAAGGCGGCCGAGGCCAACTCGCTGGCCAAGAACGTCGGTGCGGGGACGTACAAGCTGCGCAAGCAGATGAAGGCCGCGGACGCGCTGACCCTGCTGCTGGACCCGAAGTCCCGGATGGTCGAGGGCGTCACCGTCGCCGAGGGCGAGATCAGCCTGGCGATCTACCAGAAGCTGTCCAAGGAGACCGAGATCCCGGTCGAGGACTTCAAGAAGGCCGCCGAGGACCCGGAGAAGCTGGGCGTGCCGGACTTCTGGTTCAAGCGCACCGACGGCAAGAAGACGACCAGGAGCATCGAGGGCTTCCTCTACCCGGCGACGTACGAGATCCCGAAGGACGCCACGGCCGAGCAGATCCTGCGGATGATGGTGGCGAAGTTCCTGAGCGTGACCGAGGAGCTGAAGTTCGTCGAGACGGTGGAGGCCGAGCGCGGCGGCATCGCCCCGTACGAGGCGCTGATCACCGCCTCGATCGCCCAGGCCGAGTCGGTGAACGCCAAGGACATGGGCCCGGTGTCCCGGGTGGTCTACAACCGGGTCTACGCCGGCAAGTACTCGGTGTGCCACTGCCTGAAGATCGACAGTGCGATCAACTACTGGCTCCGGTTGCAGGGCAAGGATCCCAAGGACTCCGACAAGCTCAAGCAGAGCGAGATCAACGACCCGAAGAACCCGTACAACACGCACGACGTGGACGGCCTGCCGATCACCCCGATCAGCAACCCGGGCGAGGACGCGCTCAAGGGCGCGATGGACCCGCCGGCCAGCGACAACATCTTCTTCGTGTCCGTCGACAAGGAGGGCACGATGGGGTACGCCAAGGACGACGCCGGCTACCGGAAGCTGCAGGAGACCATGTGCCGCAACGGCGTGCTCACCGGCGAGAACTGTCGGTGA